From one Nonomuraea polychroma genomic stretch:
- a CDS encoding RNA polymerase-binding protein RbpA — translation MGSGNAIRGSRVGAGPMGEAERGEAAPRVRVSFWCANMHETRPSFASDAAVPELWDCPRCGLPAGQDEEAPPAPPKNEPYKTHLAYVKERRSDKDGKAILEEALERLRANKSPW, via the coding sequence GTGGGTAGTGGCAACGCGATCCGTGGCAGCCGAGTCGGCGCCGGCCCTATGGGGGAGGCCGAGCGTGGCGAGGCGGCTCCGCGAGTGCGGGTCTCGTTCTGGTGCGCCAACATGCACGAGACGCGCCCCAGTTTCGCCAGTGACGCGGCGGTCCCCGAGCTGTGGGACTGCCCACGTTGCGGCCTCCCAGCCGGACAGGACGAGGAGGCCCCGCCTGCCCCGCCGAAGAACGAGCCGTACAAGACGCACCTTGCGTACGTGAAGGAGCGCAGGAGCGACAAGGACGGCAAGGCGATCCTCGAGGAGGCACTGGAGCGCCTGCGCGCCAACAAGTCCCCCTGGTAG
- the gap gene encoding type I glyceraldehyde-3-phosphate dehydrogenase, translated as MSIRVGVNGFGRIGRNFWRAVAASGKDIEIVAVNDLTDNATLAHLLKYDSILGRLPYEVKASSDEITVDGKAIKVFEERDPAKLPWGDLGVDVVVESTGLFTDATKAKVHADNGAKKVIISAPAKNEDFTVVMGVNDSAYDPAKHTIISNASCTTNCLAPMAKVLHDSFTIEKGLMTTIHAYTQDQNLQDGPHKDLRRARAAALNVVPTSTGAAKAIGLVLPELKGKLDGFAMRVPIPTGSATDLTVDVSRDVTVEEVNAAVKAAAEGPLKGILSYTEDEIVSSDIVTDPASCIFDAGLTKVIGNQVKVVGWYDNEWGYSNRLADLIELVGRGL; from the coding sequence GTGAGCATCCGCGTAGGCGTCAACGGCTTCGGCCGCATCGGTCGCAACTTCTGGCGCGCTGTCGCCGCCAGCGGCAAGGACATCGAGATCGTCGCGGTCAACGACCTGACCGACAACGCGACGCTCGCTCACTTGCTGAAGTACGACAGCATTCTGGGCCGCCTGCCCTATGAGGTGAAGGCCTCCAGCGATGAGATCACCGTGGACGGCAAGGCCATCAAGGTCTTCGAGGAGCGTGACCCGGCCAAGCTGCCGTGGGGCGACCTCGGCGTGGACGTGGTCGTGGAGTCCACCGGTCTGTTCACCGACGCCACCAAGGCCAAGGTGCACGCCGACAACGGCGCGAAGAAGGTCATCATCTCCGCCCCGGCGAAGAACGAGGACTTCACGGTCGTCATGGGCGTCAACGACAGCGCCTACGACCCGGCCAAGCACACGATCATCTCCAACGCCTCCTGCACCACCAACTGCCTGGCCCCGATGGCCAAGGTCCTCCACGACTCCTTCACCATCGAGAAGGGTCTGATGACCACCATCCACGCCTACACGCAGGACCAGAACCTGCAGGACGGCCCGCACAAGGACCTGCGCCGCGCCCGCGCCGCCGCGCTCAACGTGGTGCCCACCTCCACCGGCGCCGCCAAGGCCATCGGCCTGGTCCTGCCCGAGCTCAAGGGCAAGCTCGACGGCTTCGCCATGCGGGTGCCGATCCCCACGGGCTCGGCCACCGACCTCACCGTCGACGTCAGCCGCGACGTCACGGTCGAGGAGGTCAACGCCGCGGTCAAGGCCGCCGCCGAGGGTCCGCTCAAGGGCATCCTCAGCTACACCGAGGACGAGATCGTCTCCTCCGACATCGTCACCGACCCGGCCTCCTGCATCTTCGACGCCGGCCTCACCAAGGTCATCGGCAACCAGGTCAAGGTCGTCGGCTGGTACGACAACGAGTGGGGCTACTCCAACCGCCTCGCCGACCTGATCGAACTGGTCGGCCGCGGCCTCTGA
- the uvrC gene encoding excinuclease ABC subunit UvrC: MARSAGSPLSFRPKPGSIPDSPGVYRFRDARGRVIYVGKAKSLRQRLNSYFADFSALHPRTQTMLTTAADVDWTVVGTEVEALQLEYSWIKEFDPRFNVKYRDDKSYPYLAVTLGEDFPRVQVMRGAKRKGTRYFGPYSHAWAIRETVDLLLRVFPVRTCSAGVFKRAGQIGRPCLLGYIDKCSAPCVGRVTPEEHRALAEDFCDFMAGNTSRFIKRLEKEMRDAASEQEYERAARLRDDIQALQRALEKQAVVLGEGTDADVIALAEDPLEAAVQVFYVRGGRIRGQRGWVVDKVEESTPGELVEQFLLQMYAEAAPESMPREVLVPAMPPDSEAVAELLGEQRRARVDVRVPQRGDKRALMETVERNAKESLAQHKIRRASDLTTRSKALQEIADALDLDQAPLRIECYDVSHLQGENVVASMVVFEDGLARKSEYRRFAIKTNEGDVASIYEVIMRRFRRYLEERSATGELAPDDQDVHGPIDPETGKPRKFAYPPNLVVVDGAGPQAAAAQRALDELGIDDVSVCGLAKRLEEVWLPGDDQPVIMPRSSEGLYLLQRVRDEAHRFAITYHRSKRSKTVKESALDGVPGLGPARRQALLKHFGSVKKLREATAPEICEVPGIGPSLAEVIVSTLKGDSP; the protein is encoded by the coding sequence GTGGCGAGATCAGCGGGCAGTCCTTTGAGTTTCCGGCCCAAGCCGGGTTCGATCCCCGATTCTCCTGGGGTCTACCGGTTCAGGGACGCACGCGGCCGGGTGATCTACGTAGGCAAGGCCAAGAGCCTGCGGCAGCGGCTCAACTCGTACTTCGCGGATTTCTCCGCGCTGCACCCGCGCACGCAGACGATGCTGACCACGGCCGCCGACGTCGACTGGACCGTCGTCGGCACCGAGGTCGAGGCGCTGCAGCTCGAATACTCCTGGATCAAGGAGTTCGACCCCCGCTTCAACGTCAAATACCGCGACGACAAGTCCTACCCCTACCTCGCGGTCACCCTGGGGGAGGACTTCCCGCGCGTGCAGGTCATGCGTGGGGCCAAGCGCAAGGGCACCCGGTATTTCGGGCCTTACTCGCACGCCTGGGCCATCAGGGAGACGGTCGACCTGCTGCTGCGGGTCTTCCCGGTGCGCACGTGCAGCGCGGGGGTGTTCAAGCGGGCCGGCCAGATCGGCCGCCCCTGCCTGCTGGGTTACATCGACAAGTGCTCGGCGCCCTGCGTCGGCCGGGTCACCCCGGAGGAGCACCGCGCGCTGGCCGAGGACTTCTGCGACTTCATGGCCGGCAACACCAGCCGCTTCATCAAGCGGCTGGAGAAGGAGATGCGCGACGCCGCGTCCGAGCAGGAATACGAGCGTGCCGCCCGGCTCAGGGACGACATCCAGGCGTTGCAGCGGGCACTGGAGAAGCAGGCGGTGGTGCTCGGCGAGGGGACGGACGCCGACGTGATCGCGCTGGCCGAGGACCCGCTCGAGGCCGCCGTCCAGGTCTTCTACGTGCGCGGCGGCCGCATCCGTGGCCAGCGTGGGTGGGTGGTCGACAAGGTCGAGGAGAGCACGCCCGGCGAGCTGGTGGAGCAGTTCCTGCTGCAGATGTACGCCGAGGCCGCCCCCGAGTCGATGCCCCGCGAGGTGCTCGTGCCCGCCATGCCGCCCGACAGCGAGGCCGTCGCCGAGCTGCTGGGTGAGCAGCGCCGGGCTCGCGTCGACGTGCGCGTGCCGCAGCGCGGCGACAAGCGGGCGCTCATGGAGACCGTCGAGCGCAACGCCAAGGAGTCGCTGGCGCAGCACAAGATCCGGCGCGCCAGCGACCTGACCACGCGCAGCAAGGCGCTGCAGGAGATCGCCGACGCGCTCGACCTCGACCAGGCGCCGCTGCGCATCGAGTGCTACGACGTCTCCCACCTGCAGGGTGAGAACGTCGTGGCCTCGATGGTGGTGTTCGAGGACGGGCTGGCGCGCAAGAGCGAATACCGGCGCTTCGCGATCAAGACCAACGAAGGCGACGTCGCCTCGATCTACGAGGTGATCATGCGGCGGTTCCGCCGCTACCTGGAGGAACGTTCCGCCACCGGCGAGCTGGCCCCCGACGACCAGGACGTCCACGGCCCCATCGACCCCGAGACGGGCAAACCGCGCAAGTTCGCTTACCCGCCCAACCTGGTCGTGGTCGACGGCGCGGGCCCTCAGGCCGCCGCCGCCCAGCGAGCGCTCGACGAGCTCGGGATCGACGACGTGTCCGTGTGCGGGCTCGCCAAGCGGCTGGAGGAGGTGTGGCTGCCCGGCGACGACCAGCCGGTGATCATGCCGCGCTCCAGCGAAGGTCTCTACCTGCTGCAACGTGTTCGTGACGAGGCGCACCGGTTCGCCATCACCTACCATCGCTCCAAGAGGTCGAAGACGGTGAAGGAGAGCGCGCTCGATGGCGTGCCCGGCCTCGGCCCGGCGCGGCGGCAGGCTCTCCTCAAGCACTTCGGCTCCGTGAAGAAGCTGCGTGAGGCCACCGCACCCGAGATCTGCGAGGTCCCGGGCATCGGCCCGTCGCTCGCCGAGGTCATCGTCTCGACGCTGAAGGGAGACTCGCCGTGA
- a CDS encoding Rieske (2Fe-2S) protein, producing MIAGVGAGGLALAITACSGGTDTATTAGGTASSAPESSAAPQAGGALTTTADIPVGGGTIFKEQKIVITQPTSGEFKAFSAVCTHSGCTVGSVADGQIVCPCHNSKFNITDGAVTAGPADKPLPAQQIKVDGDQITLA from the coding sequence GTGATCGCGGGCGTGGGGGCTGGTGGCCTCGCGCTGGCGATCACCGCTTGCAGCGGCGGTACCGATACCGCGACGACCGCCGGCGGCACCGCGTCGAGCGCGCCTGAGTCCAGCGCCGCACCGCAAGCCGGGGGCGCACTGACCACGACCGCCGACATCCCCGTCGGCGGCGGCACGATCTTCAAGGAGCAGAAGATCGTCATCACGCAGCCCACGTCGGGCGAGTTCAAAGCGTTCAGCGCCGTCTGCACGCACAGTGGCTGCACCGTCGGCAGCGTCGCGGACGGGCAGATCGTATGTCCGTGCCACAACAGCAAGTTCAACATCACCGATGGGGCCGTGACGGCGGGGCCGGCCGACAAGCCGCTGCCCGCGCAGCAGATCAAGGTCGACGGCGACCAGATCACGCTCGCGTAG
- the secG gene encoding preprotein translocase subunit SecG encodes MEIGISIALILASLLMILLVLLHKGKGGGLSDMFGGGFSSNFGGSSVVERNLDRLTVITGVVWFVCIIALGLLLRP; translated from the coding sequence GTGGAAATCGGAATCTCCATCGCCCTCATCCTGGCGAGCCTTCTCATGATCCTGCTCGTCCTGCTCCACAAGGGCAAGGGTGGTGGCCTGTCTGACATGTTCGGCGGAGGCTTCTCCTCGAACTTCGGTGGTTCCTCGGTGGTGGAGCGCAACCTCGACCGGCTGACCGTCATCACGGGCGTGGTCTGGTTCGTCTGCATCATCGCTCTCGGCCTGCTTTTGAGGCCCTGA
- a CDS encoding gluconeogenesis factor YvcK family protein yields the protein MRFDGAYPPGRHGECGPSVVALGGGHGLFASLSALRMVTDRLTAVVTVADDGGSSGRLRRELGVLPPGDLRMALAALCGDDEWGSTWSEVVQHRFRSEGELHGHAVGNLLIVALWELLGDPVAGLDWVGRLLGAHGRVLPMASVPLDIVAEVELDGVTSTVRGQVACALTPGRVQAISLVPEDPPARPEAVAAVLEADWVVFGPGSWFTSVLPHLKVPELARALHETRAKRLVTLNLAPQAGETDDFSPQQHLEVLRQHAPDLSIDVVLADTGVVDDPDALDKAAAALGARLVMADVAAADGSPRHDPRRLASVLDEIFLQKR from the coding sequence ATGCGGTTCGATGGGGCGTACCCGCCTGGGCGGCACGGGGAGTGCGGGCCCAGCGTGGTCGCGCTCGGTGGCGGGCACGGGCTGTTCGCGTCCCTGTCGGCATTACGGATGGTCACCGACAGGCTGACCGCGGTGGTGACCGTCGCCGACGACGGCGGTTCCAGCGGGCGGCTGCGCCGTGAGCTCGGCGTGCTGCCGCCCGGCGACCTGCGGATGGCGCTGGCCGCGCTGTGCGGCGACGACGAGTGGGGCAGCACCTGGAGCGAGGTCGTGCAGCACCGCTTCCGCAGCGAGGGCGAGCTGCACGGGCACGCCGTCGGCAACCTGTTGATCGTGGCGCTGTGGGAGCTGCTCGGCGACCCCGTGGCCGGGCTCGACTGGGTCGGGCGGCTGCTGGGCGCGCACGGGCGGGTGCTGCCGATGGCGTCGGTGCCGCTGGACATCGTGGCCGAGGTGGAGCTCGACGGCGTCACCTCGACCGTACGCGGGCAGGTGGCGTGCGCCCTGACGCCCGGCCGCGTCCAGGCCATCTCGCTGGTGCCCGAGGATCCGCCGGCGCGGCCCGAAGCCGTCGCGGCGGTGCTGGAGGCCGACTGGGTCGTGTTCGGGCCGGGGTCGTGGTTCACCAGCGTGCTGCCGCACCTCAAGGTGCCCGAGCTGGCCAGGGCCCTGCACGAGACCAGGGCCAAGCGGCTTGTCACCCTCAACCTGGCCCCGCAGGCCGGCGAGACCGACGACTTCTCCCCTCAGCAGCATCTGGAGGTGCTCAGGCAGCACGCTCCTGATCTGTCGATCGACGTCGTGCTCGCCGACACCGGAGTGGTCGACGACCCCGACGCTCTGGACAAGGCCGCCGCCGCGCTCGGCGCGCGGCTCGTCATGGCGGACGTGGCCGCCGCCGACGGCTCGCCGAGGCACGACCCACGACGTCTTGCCTCCGTCCTGGACGAGATTTTCCTCCAGAAGCGTTGA
- a CDS encoding phosphoglycerate kinase — protein MRTLDDLDVKGRRVLVRADLNVPLDGETITDDGRIRASVPTIKALLDGGARVVVCAHLGRPKGQVDPKYSLKPVARRLGELLGQDVDFAADVVGDSARSTVESLQDGQVALLENLRYEPGEESKDDAVRGAFAEQLAGLAELYVGDGFGAVHRKHASVYDVPKLLPHAAGGLVVAEVQVLKKLTEDPQRPYVVVLGGAKVSDKLGVIANLLTKVDRLLIGGGMAYTFLKAQGYEVGKSLLQEDQLDQVRGFLDEAAKRGVELVLPVDVLAATTFAADAEHEAVEATAIPADREGLDIGPRTRELFAAKLADARTVFWNGPMGVFEFDAFSGGTRAVAEALIASGAFTVVGGGDSAAAVRKLELPEDGFSHISTGGGASLEYLEGKTLPGLSALEE, from the coding sequence ATGCGCACGCTCGACGATCTCGACGTGAAGGGGCGGCGCGTGCTCGTGCGCGCCGACCTCAACGTCCCCCTCGACGGGGAGACGATCACCGACGACGGCCGCATCCGCGCGTCGGTGCCGACGATCAAGGCCCTGCTGGACGGGGGGGCCAGGGTCGTCGTCTGCGCCCACCTGGGCCGGCCCAAGGGCCAGGTCGATCCGAAATACTCGCTCAAGCCCGTGGCCAGGCGCCTGGGCGAGCTGCTCGGCCAGGACGTGGACTTCGCCGCCGACGTGGTGGGCGACAGCGCGCGAAGCACCGTTGAATCGCTCCAGGACGGCCAGGTGGCCCTGCTGGAGAACCTGCGGTACGAGCCGGGCGAGGAGTCCAAGGACGACGCCGTGCGCGGCGCGTTCGCCGAGCAACTGGCCGGGCTGGCCGAGCTCTACGTCGGCGACGGGTTCGGCGCGGTGCACCGCAAGCACGCCAGCGTCTACGACGTGCCCAAGCTGCTGCCGCACGCGGCGGGCGGGCTGGTCGTGGCCGAGGTCCAGGTGCTGAAGAAGCTCACCGAGGACCCCCAGCGGCCGTATGTGGTGGTGCTGGGCGGCGCCAAGGTCTCCGACAAGCTCGGCGTCATCGCCAACCTGCTGACGAAGGTCGACAGGCTGCTGATCGGCGGCGGCATGGCGTACACCTTCCTCAAGGCCCAGGGCTACGAGGTCGGCAAGTCGCTGCTCCAGGAGGACCAGCTCGACCAGGTGCGCGGCTTCCTCGACGAGGCGGCCAAGCGCGGTGTCGAGCTCGTGCTGCCCGTGGACGTGCTGGCGGCGACCACGTTCGCGGCCGACGCCGAGCACGAGGCGGTCGAGGCCACCGCGATCCCGGCCGACCGTGAAGGGCTCGACATCGGGCCCAGGACGCGGGAGCTGTTCGCCGCCAAGCTCGCCGACGCCAGGACCGTCTTCTGGAACGGGCCCATGGGCGTGTTCGAGTTCGACGCGTTCTCGGGCGGCACGCGGGCGGTGGCCGAGGCGCTGATCGCCTCCGGCGCCTTCACCGTGGTGGGCGGCGGCGACTCCGCGGCCGCCGTACGCAAGCTGGAACTTCCCGAGGACGGTTTCTCGCACATCTCCACCGGTGGCGGGGCCAGCCTCGAATACCTTGAGGGAAAGACCCTCCCTGGACTCTCCGCTCTGGAGGAGTGA
- the tpiA gene encoding triose-phosphate isomerase, whose translation MSTRKPLIAGNWKMNLNHLEAIALVQKLAFALNDKDFDKVDVAVLPPFTDLRSVQTLVDGDKLRIVYGAQDLSQHDGGAYTGEISGVMLAKLGCTFVVIGHSERRQYQGEDDDLVNAKVQAAYRHSLTPILCVGEGLAVRQEGGHIAHSLGQLDGALRKISAEQAKSIVVAYEPVWAIGTGEVATPEDAQEVCGALRIRLAELYDAEVASAVRILYGGSVKSGNIAGIMAQADVDGALVGGASIDAGEFAKICRFSEMPG comes from the coding sequence ATGAGCACGCGCAAGCCCCTCATCGCCGGCAACTGGAAGATGAACCTCAACCACCTCGAGGCCATCGCGCTGGTCCAGAAGCTGGCCTTCGCACTCAATGACAAGGACTTCGACAAGGTCGATGTCGCCGTCCTGCCGCCGTTCACCGACCTGCGCAGCGTCCAGACCCTCGTGGACGGCGACAAGCTCAGGATCGTGTACGGCGCCCAGGACCTCTCCCAGCACGACGGCGGCGCCTACACCGGCGAGATCTCCGGCGTCATGCTGGCCAAGCTGGGCTGCACCTTCGTCGTGATCGGCCACTCGGAGCGGCGGCAATACCAAGGCGAAGACGACGACCTCGTCAACGCCAAGGTCCAGGCCGCCTACCGGCACTCGCTGACGCCGATCCTGTGCGTCGGAGAAGGGCTGGCGGTGCGCCAAGAGGGTGGCCACATCGCGCACAGTCTCGGCCAACTCGACGGAGCGCTGCGCAAGATCTCGGCCGAGCAGGCAAAATCGATAGTGGTGGCCTACGAACCGGTGTGGGCGATCGGCACCGGCGAGGTGGCCACCCCCGAGGACGCCCAGGAGGTCTGCGGAGCATTGCGAATCAGACTCGCTGAGCTCTACGACGCCGAAGTGGCCTCGGCGGTACGTATCCTTTACGGAGGTTCGGTCAAGTCAGGCAATATCGCAGGGATCATGGCACAGGCGGATGTCGACGGCGCGCTGGTGGGCGGCGCCAGCATCGATGCAGGTGAGTTCGCCAAGATCTGCCGATTCTCCGAAATGCCAGGCTAA
- the rapZ gene encoding RNase adapter RapZ, translating into MPDGRSEAASTEPAFVIVTGMSGAGRSTAAKALEDLGWFVIDNLPPGLLFAMAEEAGKVKLAADKVAAVVDVRSLAFTTDLNAAIEELEGRGVRVRVVFLEASDEELVRRFENVRRPHPLQGEGRLVDGITRERGILREVRANADLVIDTSSHNVHELRNKIVAYFGGEDRPGLRLNVVSFGFKYGLPVDADLVVDCRFLPNPHWVPDLRPMNGLEAPVRDYVLGQPGAKEFLDAYEEVLRVVAAGYAREGKSYATLAVGCTGGKHRSVAMAEQVAARLRDRGMEVQVSHRDVGRE; encoded by the coding sequence GTGCCCGACGGGCGGAGTGAGGCGGCGAGCACCGAGCCGGCGTTCGTCATCGTGACCGGCATGTCCGGGGCGGGTCGCAGCACCGCCGCCAAGGCGCTCGAGGACCTGGGCTGGTTCGTCATCGACAACCTGCCGCCGGGGCTGCTGTTCGCGATGGCCGAGGAGGCGGGCAAGGTCAAGCTGGCCGCCGACAAGGTGGCCGCCGTCGTGGACGTGCGCAGCCTGGCCTTCACCACCGACCTCAACGCCGCCATCGAGGAGCTCGAAGGGCGCGGAGTGCGGGTGCGCGTCGTGTTCCTGGAGGCCAGCGACGAGGAGCTGGTGCGGCGGTTCGAAAACGTCCGCAGGCCCCACCCGTTGCAGGGTGAGGGGCGGCTGGTCGACGGCATCACGCGGGAGCGGGGGATCCTGCGGGAGGTGCGCGCCAACGCCGACCTGGTGATCGACACGTCCTCGCACAACGTGCACGAGCTGAGAAACAAGATCGTTGCGTACTTCGGTGGCGAGGACCGGCCGGGGCTGCGGCTCAACGTGGTGTCCTTCGGGTTCAAGTACGGCCTGCCGGTCGACGCCGACCTCGTCGTGGACTGCCGGTTCCTGCCCAACCCGCACTGGGTTCCCGACCTGCGGCCCATGAACGGGCTGGAGGCGCCGGTCCGCGACTACGTGCTGGGCCAGCCGGGGGCCAAGGAGTTCCTGGACGCGTACGAGGAGGTCCTGCGGGTGGTCGCCGCCGGGTACGCGCGTGAGGGCAAGAGCTACGCGACGCTGGCGGTGGGTTGCACGGGTGGCAAGCACCGCAGCGTGGCCATGGCCGAGCAGGTGGCCGCCCGCCTGCGCGACCGCGGGATGGAGGTCCAGGTGAGCCACCGGGATGTGGGGCGGGAGTGA
- the whiA gene encoding DNA-binding protein WhiA, producing the protein MAMTGVVKDELSRLPVLKPCCRKAEVSTLLRFASGLHLVGGRIVIEAELDTNATARRLIKDIGEVFGHKAEVLVLAPAGLRKGSRYVVRVYRDGEALARQTGLIDNHGRPVRGLPRQVVAGAACDAEAAWRGAFLAHGSLTEPGRSMSLEVTCPGPEAALALVGSARRLKIHAKAREVRGVDRVVVRDGDAISALLTRLGAHDSVLAWEERRMRREVRATANRLANFDDANLRRSARAAVAAGARVQRALEILGDEAPEHLVVAGRLRVEHKQASLEELGQIADPPLTKDAIAGRIRRLLAMADKRASDLGIPNTEANLTVDMLAP; encoded by the coding sequence ATGGCGATGACAGGTGTGGTGAAAGACGAACTGAGCCGCCTGCCGGTGCTGAAGCCCTGCTGCCGGAAGGCGGAGGTGTCCACGCTGCTGCGGTTCGCCAGCGGCCTGCATCTGGTGGGCGGGCGGATCGTGATCGAGGCGGAGCTCGACACCAACGCCACCGCGCGGCGCCTCATCAAGGACATCGGCGAGGTGTTCGGCCACAAGGCGGAGGTGCTCGTCCTCGCGCCCGCCGGGCTGCGCAAGGGCTCGCGCTACGTCGTGCGCGTCTACCGCGACGGTGAGGCGCTCGCGCGCCAGACGGGCCTGATCGACAACCACGGCCGCCCCGTGCGCGGCCTGCCCCGCCAGGTGGTGGCGGGGGCGGCGTGCGACGCCGAGGCCGCCTGGCGCGGCGCCTTCCTGGCGCACGGCTCGCTCACCGAGCCCGGCCGATCCATGTCGCTCGAGGTCACCTGCCCGGGGCCGGAGGCGGCGCTCGCGCTGGTGGGCTCGGCGCGGCGGCTGAAGATCCACGCCAAGGCGCGGGAGGTGCGCGGCGTGGACCGCGTCGTGGTGCGCGACGGCGACGCGATCAGCGCCCTGCTCACCCGCCTGGGTGCGCACGACAGCGTGCTGGCCTGGGAGGAACGGCGGATGCGCCGCGAGGTGCGGGCCACCGCCAACCGGCTGGCCAACTTCGACGACGCCAACCTGCGGCGCTCGGCCCGGGCGGCGGTGGCGGCCGGGGCGCGGGTGCAGCGGGCGCTGGAGATCCTCGGGGACGAGGCGCCGGAGCACCTCGTGGTGGCCGGGCGGCTGCGGGTGGAGCACAAGCAGGCATCCCTGGAGGAGCTGGGGCAGATCGCCGATCCGCCGCTGACCAAGGACGCGATCGCGGGGCGGATCCGGCGGCTGCTCGCCATGGCCGACAAACGCGCCTCCGACCTCGGCATCCCCAACACGGAGGCCAACCTCACCGTCGACATGCTCGCCCCGTGA
- a CDS encoding amidohydrolase, whose product MDILFRGGRVFTPEGVLEAAVLVSGGVIAAVGPEGELARQAPSHETVDLAGGLLTPGFTDAHLHPVQAGLERAKCDLSEIFGLDAYIAKIADYAAKNPDKAWIDGGGWDMSAFPNGLPHRDHLDFLDRPAYLIQRDHHAAWVNTRALDLAGITKDTPDPADGRIERDPDGTPTGVLHEGAMDLVGLLTPRPAPQDLQDALADAQRHLFSLGITGWQDAIVGSYAGSGDQLPTYLSAARSGLLRARVVGALWWDRTRGLDQIGDLVERRAAAEGLDRFRATSVKIMQDGITENFTAATLEPYCLCGGTGLSYVDPYKLKEYVAELDRRGFQVHFHAIGERAVREALDSFEGTNPANRHHIAHLQIIEPSDVPRFAALGVTANLQPLWATHHAQMDELTLPYLGEPRSSWQYPFKDLLDHGTRFCAGSDWPVSDADPLQGMHVAVNRTEPGGSLHAGYPTAQTPFLPGQRIDLATAMAAYTSGSAWINRSPAGAIERGRPADLVVLDRDPFALPPREIWTTRVRMTFVDGEPVFDR is encoded by the coding sequence ATGGACATCCTCTTCCGAGGAGGCCGCGTCTTCACGCCGGAAGGCGTCCTGGAGGCGGCCGTGCTGGTGAGCGGCGGAGTGATCGCCGCCGTGGGGCCCGAGGGCGAGCTGGCCCGCCAGGCGCCGTCCCATGAGACGGTGGATCTGGCCGGCGGCCTGCTGACGCCGGGCTTCACGGACGCGCACCTGCACCCGGTGCAGGCGGGCCTGGAACGGGCGAAGTGCGATTTGTCCGAGATTTTCGGCCTAGACGCATACATAGCCAAGATCGCTGACTATGCCGCCAAAAATCCTGATAAGGCGTGGATTGATGGCGGCGGCTGGGACATGTCGGCGTTCCCGAACGGCCTTCCCCACCGCGACCACCTCGATTTCCTCGACCGCCCGGCCTACCTGATCCAGCGTGACCACCACGCCGCCTGGGTCAACACCCGCGCCCTCGACCTGGCCGGGATCACGAAGGACACCCCCGACCCGGCGGACGGCCGCATCGAGCGCGACCCCGACGGCACGCCCACCGGCGTGCTCCACGAGGGCGCGATGGACCTGGTCGGCCTGCTCACCCCGCGCCCGGCCCCCCAGGACCTGCAGGACGCGCTGGCGGACGCGCAGCGGCATCTGTTCTCGCTGGGCATCACAGGCTGGCAGGACGCCATCGTGGGCTCGTACGCGGGCTCCGGCGACCAACTGCCCACCTACCTGTCCGCGGCCCGCTCAGGGCTGCTCAGGGCGCGTGTGGTGGGCGCTCTGTGGTGGGACAGGACGCGGGGCCTGGACCAGATCGGCGACCTGGTCGAGCGCCGGGCCGCCGCCGAGGGCCTCGACCGTTTCCGGGCCACCTCGGTCAAGATCATGCAGGACGGCATCACGGAGAACTTCACGGCCGCCACGCTGGAGCCGTACTGCCTGTGCGGGGGCACGGGCCTGTCGTACGTGGACCCGTACAAGCTCAAGGAGTATGTCGCCGAGCTGGACAGGCGCGGCTTCCAGGTGCACTTCCACGCCATCGGCGAGAGGGCCGTGCGCGAGGCCCTGGACAGCTTCGAGGGCACGAACCCCGCCAACCGGCACCACATCGCCCACCTGCAGATCATCGAGCCCTCGGACGTGCCGCGCTTCGCCGCCCTGGGCGTCACGGCCAACCTGCAGCCCCTGTGGGCCACCCACCACGCCCAGATGGACGAGCTGACGCTGCCGTACCTGGGTGAGCCGCGCTCGTCGTGGCAGTACCCGTTCAAGGACCTGCTCGACCACGGCACGCGCTTCTGCGCCGGCAGCGACTGGCCGGTCTCGGACGCCGACCCCCTGCAGGGCATGCACGTGGCCGTGAACCGCACCGAGCCGGGCGGCTCGCTCCACGCCGGCTACCCGACGGCGCAGACGCCGTTCCTGCCCGGACAGCGCATCGACCTGGCCACCGCCATGGCCGCCTACACCTCCGGCTCCGCCTGGATCAACCGCTCCCCCGCCGGTGCGATCGAGCGCGGCCGCCCGGCTGACCTGGTGGTCCTGGACCGCGACCCGTTCGCGCTGCCGCCACGGGAGATCTGGACGACGCGGGTGCGCATGACGTTCGTGGACGGCGAGCCGGTCTTCGACCGATGA